From Bacillus sp. FSL K6-3431, the proteins below share one genomic window:
- a CDS encoding carbohydrate ABC transporter permease, whose product MRREKILNLWAFLILLSGTAMMLIPFIWSISTSLKDQKNIFQVPPKWIPDPVTFQHYIDVWKEIPMLSGFINTLIVVVLVLVVGIFTSTMAAYAFAKIDFPFKEAIFLALLGTMMIPFAVVMIPQFIMFSKLNWVDTLLPLIIPGLFGNIVVVFFLRQFLQTALPDELLDAAKIDGSGFFRTFFSMVLPVAKPAIAAQAALGFMGIWNDFLGPLIYLHSPEKQTIQVIIASMQAQYMSSSNYPLILAASVISMIPCVIVFLFAQKHFIQSLAISGIKG is encoded by the coding sequence ATGAGACGAGAAAAGATACTAAACTTATGGGCATTTCTAATATTATTATCTGGGACAGCTATGATGCTTATACCATTTATTTGGTCTATTTCTACATCATTAAAAGATCAAAAGAATATCTTTCAGGTGCCACCTAAGTGGATACCCGATCCAGTAACTTTTCAGCATTATATAGATGTATGGAAGGAAATTCCTATGTTAAGTGGGTTTATTAATACGTTAATTGTTGTCGTTTTGGTTTTAGTAGTCGGTATTTTCACATCAACAATGGCAGCATATGCTTTTGCAAAAATTGATTTTCCATTTAAAGAAGCTATTTTTTTAGCTTTACTTGGGACGATGATGATTCCCTTTGCGGTAGTAATGATACCACAATTTATTATGTTCTCTAAATTGAACTGGGTTGATACTTTACTTCCATTAATTATTCCAGGCTTGTTTGGAAATATCGTAGTCGTCTTCTTTTTAAGACAATTTTTACAAACTGCTCTCCCTGATGAGTTATTAGATGCTGCGAAAATTGATGGCAGTGGTTTTTTTCGAACATTCTTTTCGATGGTTCTCCCTGTTGCTAAGCCGGCAATCGCAGCTCAGGCAGCTTTAGGGTTTATGGGTATATGGAATGACTTTTTAGGTCCGTTAATTTATTTGCATTCACCTGAGAAGCAAACAATCCAGGTTATCATTGCCTCTATGCAAGCTCAATATATGAGTTCATCCAATTATCCATTAATACTCGCGGCATCTGTTATTTCTATGATACCTTGCGTGATCGTCTTCTTGTTTGCTCAGAAACACTTTATTCAATCTTTAGCTATTAGCGGAATTAAGGGATAA
- a CDS encoding DUF4129 domain-containing protein yields MVNVDEARDELEKILNGQEYTIYRDQSKSIVKMWWVKAKEWLAEQLEKLFPSFEKTATVAEPLLIIIIAIVIIILAVVLFFIVRNMRRKRIFRDKTPLRSMKEMDWSYQMHLSEAKKQESLEKYAPATRHLFLALLLYFHEKEWLEARIWKTNWEYFEELKKVNKQSADPFFHLAHFFEEVTYGEREVQKEEYIQFHTDVMKWLGESDKSAQG; encoded by the coding sequence ATGGTAAATGTAGACGAGGCAAGAGATGAACTGGAAAAGATACTAAATGGACAAGAATATACGATTTATCGTGACCAATCGAAAAGTATCGTTAAGATGTGGTGGGTAAAGGCGAAAGAGTGGCTAGCAGAACAATTGGAAAAATTGTTTCCTTCTTTTGAAAAAACAGCTACTGTTGCGGAACCACTTCTGATTATAATCATAGCAATTGTAATTATCATTTTAGCTGTAGTTCTATTTTTCATTGTTCGCAACATGAGACGAAAGCGCATATTCCGAGATAAAACACCTTTGCGGTCCATGAAGGAAATGGATTGGTCGTATCAGATGCATTTATCTGAGGCAAAAAAACAAGAGAGTTTAGAAAAGTATGCACCTGCGACACGACATTTATTTTTGGCATTGCTGCTTTATTTCCATGAGAAAGAATGGCTGGAAGCGAGGATTTGGAAAACAAATTGGGAGTACTTCGAAGAATTGAAGAAAGTGAATAAGCAGTCAGCTGATCCATTTTTTCATCTCGCGCATTTTTTCGAAGAGGTTACGTACGGGGAGCGAGAAGTACAGAAGGAAGAATATATTCAGTTTCACACGGATGTAATGAAATGGCTTGGAGAATCAGATAAATCAGCACAAGGATAG
- a CDS encoding AAA family ATPase, whose protein sequence is MRTQILSLLEKYEERILGQSTNLRLLLSAILSGGHVLLEGVPGTGKTQMVRTLASLLGGSFHRIQFTPDLLPSDITGSMIYNMRESSFETLKGPVFTNILLADEINRTPAKTQAALLEAMEEKQVTIQGKTYPLPDVFFVVATQNPIEFEGTYPLPEAQQDRFLFKIYIDFPSFEEEKNVLKQVIENSFDASQVSPVLDMEAFLAIQKEIEQVTIGEGVLDYIMKIVRKTRETESIRFGASTRAGISIGKAAQAWAYLAGRDYVTPDDIKMVARPSLRHRIQLSPHVELEGAAVDQIIEELVGSIPVPR, encoded by the coding sequence ATGAGAACGCAAATTTTATCCTTATTGGAAAAATATGAGGAGCGTATTTTAGGTCAAAGTACGAATCTCAGACTCTTATTGTCTGCTATTTTATCAGGGGGACATGTATTGTTAGAAGGTGTCCCAGGTACAGGAAAAACGCAAATGGTAAGAACGCTCGCCAGTTTGCTTGGCGGAAGTTTTCATCGTATCCAATTTACACCGGATTTACTACCAAGTGATATTACAGGAAGTATGATCTATAACATGAGAGAAAGCTCATTTGAAACGCTTAAAGGACCAGTATTTACGAATATCCTTTTAGCTGATGAAATTAACCGAACGCCGGCAAAAACGCAGGCAGCACTTTTAGAGGCAATGGAAGAAAAACAAGTAACCATTCAAGGTAAAACATATCCATTACCTGATGTGTTTTTTGTTGTTGCAACACAAAACCCAATTGAATTTGAAGGTACATATCCATTACCAGAAGCTCAACAAGATCGCTTCTTATTTAAGATATATATCGACTTCCCTTCATTTGAAGAAGAGAAGAATGTGCTAAAACAAGTGATTGAAAATAGCTTTGACGCAAGCCAAGTTTCTCCAGTTTTAGATATGGAGGCTTTTCTTGCCATCCAAAAAGAAATTGAACAAGTTACTATCGGTGAAGGTGTTTTAGATTACATCATGAAAATCGTTAGAAAAACACGTGAGACAGAATCGATTCGTTTTGGAGCGAGTACAAGGGCAGGGATTTCGATCGGGAAAGCTGCTCAAGCTTGGGCTTATTTAGCAGGTCGTGACTATGTGACACCAGATGATATCAAAATGGTAGCCAGACCGTCATTAAGGCATCGGATTCAATTATCCCCACATGTAGAATTGGAGGGAGCGGCCGTTGACCAAATCATCGAAGAACTTGTGGGGTCGATTCCTGTTCCAAGGTAG
- a CDS encoding family 43 glycosylhydrolase gives MLYKQLSAITAICLLLMIGSGCEHATEKEVNINMDKESSYANPFSELSNEWPDYGNGDPYILRHNGMYFLYVSTKDSRVGIKAWSSQDLVNWTYAGLVTEDERTTSAYAPEVVYWNGRFYMYTSPAGQGHYVLSSESPTGPFEVETENLGMSIDGSVFIDDDGSWYFTNAGDKGIVGHKMADPYTFDYGVNTNVFLGHWTEGSMIIKKNGHYYMTYTGNHVFSKGYRINYAVSDENPLEGYEVPEHNPIIISTRDDFNGLGHNSIVLGPNLDSYYAVYHNLIGRSTEGPPVRKMNIDRFVFNGKKMDVLGPTNFDVPIPERPVYEKRWSEDEEPILEDEKRWLSDEKTEAYYTAEYNLKINESTEKSQFAVLLSYEDENNFGSISINLEEKRIDLNQVRDGVEKVLGSGNYPNEFDFTKLHTLRVENKKTRTIVFLDGMNKIEVENTDFGRGEIGYEFENVEPALAYTAFSNHVDSSSDFEVYKPLPGTIEAVHYLEGENRGFYIKNPLEKEGYRSKVPIRLKENGAYSVSLMDKGDWLKYKVNAMETGMYEVSAVINPHSLKKDIAIGISIDDQKVDTFKVSKKEIDLETESLKVRLGKVKMEKGLHVLKLMLERGEVEVDHLEVYRVSDEEIDIPNGFSEVEEDDIHGSWMQKEEGVNSNSTEDMKMYVGDEKWTDLEVHSTFEINNEFMDDAGLLVRVTNESNFEHQVRDSLIGYYLSFNTREIALQKLNYDSTLLKAVSVSLEQGKEYQLRVLVQANELKVFLDDDKEPIISYKDPDALMYGKVGVRSVYSDVFFKNIAIKSLSR, from the coding sequence ATGCTTTATAAACAGTTGTCGGCAATCACTGCAATCTGTTTGCTACTTATGATAGGAAGCGGTTGCGAGCATGCGACCGAAAAGGAGGTCAACATAAATATGGATAAGGAATCGTCATACGCTAATCCTTTTTCAGAGCTGTCTAATGAATGGCCAGATTATGGAAATGGTGATCCATACATTCTTCGACATAATGGCATGTATTTCTTATATGTGAGTACAAAGGATTCCAGAGTAGGAATAAAAGCGTGGAGTTCTCAAGATCTAGTCAATTGGACATATGCAGGGTTAGTAACGGAGGATGAACGAACAACTTCTGCTTATGCACCTGAAGTTGTTTATTGGAACGGCAGATTTTATATGTATACATCACCAGCTGGACAAGGTCACTATGTTTTAAGCAGTGAAAGTCCAACGGGTCCATTCGAAGTCGAAACAGAAAATCTGGGTATGTCTATCGATGGTTCGGTGTTTATCGATGATGACGGCTCATGGTATTTTACAAATGCAGGCGACAAAGGGATAGTTGGTCATAAAATGGCCGATCCATATACCTTCGATTATGGTGTTAATACGAATGTTTTCTTAGGACATTGGACGGAAGGTTCCATGATCATAAAGAAGAATGGACATTATTATATGACCTATACGGGAAATCATGTGTTTAGTAAGGGATACAGGATCAATTATGCTGTTTCAGACGAAAATCCTCTTGAAGGATATGAAGTGCCAGAGCATAATCCAATCATTATTAGTACGAGAGATGATTTTAATGGGCTTGGGCATAACTCTATTGTGTTAGGTCCGAATTTAGATTCATATTATGCTGTTTATCATAACTTAATCGGAAGATCCACAGAAGGTCCGCCAGTTCGAAAAATGAATATCGATCGATTTGTTTTTAATGGAAAGAAAATGGATGTGTTAGGCCCGACGAATTTTGATGTGCCTATTCCAGAACGCCCGGTTTATGAAAAAAGATGGAGCGAAGATGAGGAGCCTATTTTAGAGGATGAAAAGAGATGGCTAAGTGATGAAAAGACGGAAGCCTATTATACTGCAGAGTATAATTTAAAAATAAACGAATCAACCGAGAAATCGCAATTTGCAGTACTTTTATCATATGAAGATGAAAATAACTTTGGGTCCATCTCCATTAATCTAGAGGAGAAAAGGATTGATTTAAACCAAGTGAGAGATGGAGTAGAAAAGGTGCTTGGCTCAGGGAATTATCCTAATGAATTTGACTTTACAAAGCTTCATACACTTAGAGTCGAAAACAAAAAGACAAGGACTATTGTATTTTTGGACGGAATGAACAAAATAGAGGTCGAAAATACTGACTTTGGGCGAGGGGAAATTGGATATGAATTCGAAAATGTAGAACCAGCGCTTGCTTATACTGCCTTCTCAAATCATGTCGATAGTTCCAGCGATTTTGAAGTATATAAACCATTGCCTGGCACGATTGAAGCGGTCCATTACTTAGAAGGAGAGAATCGCGGATTTTATATAAAAAACCCTTTAGAAAAGGAAGGCTACCGAAGTAAGGTTCCTATTCGGTTGAAAGAAAATGGGGCTTACTCCGTATCTTTAATGGATAAAGGAGATTGGCTTAAATACAAGGTGAATGCAATGGAAACAGGTATGTATGAAGTCAGTGCAGTTATCAATCCTCACTCACTTAAAAAGGATATAGCTATAGGAATATCGATAGACGATCAGAAAGTGGATACTTTTAAGGTATCAAAAAAAGAAATAGATCTTGAAACGGAGTCACTAAAAGTGCGTCTTGGCAAAGTGAAAATGGAAAAAGGGCTTCATGTATTAAAACTTATGCTTGAACGTGGGGAAGTTGAGGTTGACCATCTGGAAGTGTATCGCGTTTCAGATGAGGAGATTGATATTCCAAATGGATTTAGTGAGGTAGAAGAGGACGATATCCATGGATCGTGGATGCAGAAAGAAGAAGGTGTTAACTCCAATTCTACAGAAGATATGAAAATGTATGTGGGGGATGAGAAATGGACTGACTTGGAAGTGCACTCAACATTTGAAATTAACAATGAATTTATGGACGATGCCGGATTATTAGTAAGGGTCACAAATGAATCCAATTTTGAACATCAAGTAAGAGATTCTTTGATAGGCTATTATCTTTCATTTAATACAAGGGAAATCGCATTGCAAAAACTAAACTACGATTCTACCCTTTTAAAAGCTGTATCGGTTTCGTTGGAGCAAGGGAAAGAGTATCAATTGCGTGTATTGGTCCAAGCGAATGAACTCAAGGTATTTTTAGATGATGATAAAGAACCGATCATTTCCTATAAGGATCCTGATGCATTGATGTATGGAAAAGTAGGAGTGAGATCCGTATATTCGGATGTTTTTTTCAAAAATATCGCTATTAAGTCTTTATCTCGATAA
- a CDS encoding DUF4350 domain-containing protein, whose protein sequence is MQNRISNKRTWIWLSLLLILFMVASYFLVEKQPEEFPRYVSDSPSPTGVKAFYTYLKNNNDDVKRWSNSPERLPNSAENQMLIMVEPFSIPESKEIEAYEDFMEAGNTILLLQNNPKGMFDITTEFVETDSYTLLDQAGKKYQVEESTTVRLQTSDQDEILLSDDAGTIALKRVFGEGHLIVANSPDWITNGKILNEDHLPLVLSLINEGNADTFLFDQYIHGGKNATSALKVYPRWFILFMLQGALLAILWLWYRGKRFGPIFIPREETVRFSDEGIRALAAWYLRGHRYHDSLVIQADYVKLLLQERWRIPYHQEWQDLTDHFERKFPQMKRTEIHAFLNGLTNILEREKVSKQEYLLWSKKIERMRKEVEEG, encoded by the coding sequence TTGCAGAACCGAATATCGAATAAAAGAACGTGGATTTGGCTGTCACTTCTTCTTATTTTGTTCATGGTAGCTAGTTACTTTTTAGTAGAAAAACAGCCGGAAGAATTCCCAAGATATGTTTCTGATTCTCCTTCTCCTACAGGTGTGAAGGCATTTTATACATATTTAAAGAATAATAATGATGATGTCAAAAGATGGTCCAATTCACCAGAAAGATTACCAAATAGTGCAGAAAATCAAATGCTAATTATGGTTGAACCATTTTCCATTCCGGAAAGTAAAGAAATAGAAGCATACGAAGATTTTATGGAAGCGGGAAATACGATTCTGTTACTGCAGAATAATCCAAAAGGCATGTTCGATATAACGACGGAATTCGTGGAAACTGATTCTTACACTTTGCTTGATCAAGCAGGGAAAAAGTATCAAGTGGAAGAATCCACCACGGTGCGCCTTCAAACAAGTGATCAAGATGAAATCTTACTATCTGATGACGCCGGAACGATTGCGCTAAAGCGGGTATTTGGTGAAGGGCATTTAATTGTAGCTAATTCACCTGATTGGATCACGAATGGAAAAATATTAAACGAAGATCATTTACCACTCGTTTTGTCACTAATAAATGAAGGAAATGCAGACACCTTCTTATTCGATCAATACATACATGGTGGGAAAAATGCCACCAGCGCTTTGAAGGTATATCCGCGTTGGTTTATACTATTCATGCTTCAAGGAGCTCTATTAGCTATTCTTTGGCTTTGGTACCGTGGCAAGAGATTTGGACCGATTTTTATTCCAAGAGAAGAGACTGTTCGTTTTAGTGATGAAGGAATTAGGGCATTGGCTGCGTGGTATTTGCGAGGACATCGTTACCATGATTCATTAGTCATCCAAGCTGATTACGTGAAGCTTTTGCTACAAGAGCGTTGGAGAATTCCTTATCACCAAGAATGGCAGGATCTTACCGATCATTTTGAACGGAAGTTTCCGCAAATGAAAAGAACGGAGATTCATGCTTTTTTAAATGGCTTAACAAACATATTGGAAAGAGAAAAAGTTAGTAAGCAGGAATACTTATTATGGTCGAAAAAGATAGAGCGAATGAGGAAAGAGGTGGAAGAAGGATGA
- a CDS encoding arylsulfatase produces the protein MTETPNILLILTDDLGFSDLGCYGSEIKTPNLDQIAMDGLRFTQYYNSARCCPSRASLLSGLYPHQAGVGDMTHDQETPGYRGHLKDQCVTLAEVLREGGYRTYLSGKWHVGKHGPIERGFDEFYGILGGFTSFWDEQDYVRLPECRTKRNYKKGEFYATDAITDYALDFIEESRVDDRPHFLYLSYNAPHFPLQAPEEDIAKYEKIYEKGWDIIRKERFERMKELQIVDEDMILTPPAEYWDRDRNIHGTNPAWESIDMDRQKDLIRRMAIYAAMVDRVDQNVGRIIENLKEHGELENTLILFCSDNGACAEWDPWGFDNWVTTSNVLHRNEDLQKMGGPDSYHSYGSGWANASSTPLRMFKHYGHEGGISTPLLIHWPKLIKRKGEIDHRPGHFIDFMATFVDITGIPYPKEFKGNEILPMEGESLMPAFLGEEPLTRTLYFEHEQHCALRQGKWKLVKIKERDWELYNIDKDRTEMNDLANVYPDLVDDMKKTWEAWAERTNVYPRTK, from the coding sequence ATGACTGAAACGCCAAATATATTATTAATATTGACCGATGACTTAGGTTTTTCTGATTTAGGTTGTTATGGAAGCGAAATCAAGACTCCGAATTTAGATCAAATAGCGATGGATGGGTTACGATTCACACAATATTATAATTCTGCTCGTTGCTGCCCAAGCCGAGCTTCACTTTTAAGCGGTTTGTATCCTCATCAGGCTGGTGTGGGAGATATGACACATGATCAGGAAACGCCGGGGTATCGGGGTCATTTAAAAGATCAATGTGTTACCCTTGCAGAAGTGTTGAGAGAGGGCGGATATCGTACATATTTATCCGGAAAATGGCATGTCGGAAAACACGGTCCGATTGAACGTGGATTCGATGAGTTTTATGGAATATTAGGTGGATTTACAAGCTTTTGGGATGAACAAGATTATGTGCGTTTACCTGAATGCCGAACAAAACGGAATTACAAAAAAGGCGAATTTTATGCAACAGATGCTATTACGGATTATGCCTTGGATTTCATTGAGGAATCACGTGTGGATGATCGGCCACATTTTCTTTATCTTTCATATAATGCACCACATTTCCCGCTACAGGCACCGGAAGAGGATATTGCAAAATATGAAAAGATATATGAAAAAGGCTGGGATATCATCAGGAAAGAACGATTTGAAAGAATGAAAGAGTTACAAATTGTAGATGAGGATATGATATTAACGCCTCCAGCTGAATATTGGGATCGGGATCGCAATATTCATGGAACCAATCCGGCGTGGGAGTCCATTGATATGGACCGACAAAAAGATTTAATACGCCGTATGGCAATCTATGCGGCTATGGTAGATCGAGTCGATCAAAACGTAGGAAGAATAATTGAAAATCTAAAGGAACACGGAGAGCTCGAAAATACTTTAATACTATTTTGTTCAGATAATGGTGCATGTGCAGAATGGGATCCATGGGGCTTTGACAACTGGGTGACAACTTCAAATGTTTTGCACAGAAATGAAGATTTGCAAAAAATGGGTGGTCCAGACTCCTATCACAGTTATGGATCCGGTTGGGCAAATGCAAGCAGTACCCCGCTAAGGATGTTTAAACACTACGGTCATGAAGGTGGAATCAGTACACCTTTGCTTATCCATTGGCCGAAGTTAATAAAGCGAAAAGGGGAAATTGATCATCGTCCTGGCCACTTTATAGACTTTATGGCGACTTTCGTTGATATTACTGGAATACCATATCCAAAGGAATTTAAAGGGAATGAAATTTTGCCAATGGAAGGGGAAAGTTTAATGCCTGCGTTCTTGGGGGAGGAGCCATTAACACGTACGCTGTATTTTGAACATGAACAACATTGTGCCCTTCGCCAAGGAAAGTGGAAACTCGTAAAAATTAAAGAAAGGGATTGGGAGCTTTATAACATCGATAAAGATCGAACGGAGATGAATGATTTAGCCAATGTTTATCCGGATTTAGTTGATGACATGAAAAAGACTTGGGAAGCTTGGGCTGAAAGAACGAATGTTTATCCACGTACAAAGTGA
- a CDS encoding carbohydrate ABC transporter permease, with amino-acid sequence MPGYKKKEILLAYFFVASPIIGFLLFGLVPTIWSVGLSFTEWNLIDSPKFIGIDNYKELVKDEKLYKSIFNTVYLMIGIPIGMIISLVLAVMMNRKIKGITVFRAIYYIPVISPIIAVALVWQWIFNYDYGLLNNMLWEWFGMEGPNWLGNAAWVKPSLIIIGVWAGVGGTMILYLAGLQSIPDSYYEAADVDGANIFQKFFRITLPLLTPIHFFVLVMGVIGSFQSFSQIYVLASDGGPEYSAATIVFYIFENGFKYYDMGYASAAAWILGVIVFIVTLIQFKLSKRWVYEG; translated from the coding sequence ATGCCTGGATACAAAAAGAAAGAAATATTATTGGCTTACTTTTTTGTAGCATCTCCAATTATTGGATTTCTATTATTTGGTTTAGTTCCGACTATATGGTCTGTTGGTCTTAGTTTTACCGAGTGGAATTTGATAGATTCACCAAAATTTATAGGGATAGACAATTATAAGGAATTAGTAAAGGACGAAAAGCTATACAAATCAATCTTTAATACCGTCTATTTGATGATAGGGATTCCGATAGGGATGATCATATCTTTAGTTTTAGCCGTTATGATGAATAGGAAAATCAAAGGAATAACAGTTTTTAGGGCAATTTATTATATACCAGTTATTTCACCAATTATTGCAGTAGCTTTAGTATGGCAATGGATTTTTAATTATGATTACGGTCTTTTAAATAATATGCTTTGGGAATGGTTTGGAATGGAAGGACCTAACTGGTTGGGAAATGCAGCTTGGGTTAAACCATCTCTAATAATTATTGGAGTTTGGGCAGGAGTTGGAGGTACGATGATACTTTATTTGGCTGGACTTCAATCCATTCCCGATTCCTATTATGAAGCCGCAGATGTGGATGGGGCTAATATATTCCAGAAGTTTTTTAGAATTACTTTGCCGCTATTAACGCCTATTCACTTTTTTGTGCTTGTTATGGGGGTTATTGGTTCTTTTCAATCATTTAGTCAAATTTATGTGCTTGCCAGTGATGGAGGCCCTGAATATAGTGCAGCAACAATTGTGTTTTACATCTTCGAAAATGGATTTAAGTATTATGACATGGGTTATGCAAGTGCAGCCGCATGGATTCTTGGTGTAATTGTATTTATTGTTACTTTAATCCAATTTAAGTTGTCTAAACGCTGGGTTTATGAAGGATAG
- a CDS encoding glycoside hydrolase family 2 protein translates to MTNKTIPRSEYPRPHFVREDWLNLNGEWDFAFDNDNTGEKERWFECKNFEQKIIVPFTYETKASGIGKEEMCPNIWYQRLVTIPNNFKNKKIVLHFQAADYITKLWVNGKFIGKHQGGQVAFSFDLTDCLDDNELNIVVKIEDNFSCYQPRGKQRWLDENFGCWYVQTTGIWQTVWLEFLNETNLDTVKITPDIDTESVEFAFKFTNDMDPNTNLLLKTSITFNGKPVKEFDLAIDRQNHTIKVNVASEHFHWKIMQWSPEDPHLYDVDFTLYREGGIVDQVQSYFGMRKISIENGNVLLNNVPLYQRLLLDQGYWQDSHLTPPSEEAIIEDIDKTLEMGFNGVRKHMKVEDQRFLYWADKKGLLVWSEMAATYDFSDEAVENFTKEWLDVVQQHYNHPSIITWTPFNESWGIKNIYTDVKQQQFTEAIYHLTKSLDSMRPVIVNDGWEHTVSDIITLHDYVEYGDEFLQRYKDKETIVTNKVAFNKHKHAMAQGYKYNGQPIIISEYGGIAFNTEKGWGYGNQVKNEEEFLKRYESITQAIKETDYICGFCYTQTTDVQQEVNGLLTEDRKPKVDVDKIRRINLGN, encoded by the coding sequence ATGACAAATAAGACAATTCCAAGAAGTGAATATCCAAGACCACATTTTGTGAGAGAGGATTGGTTAAATCTTAATGGCGAATGGGATTTCGCTTTTGATAATGATAATACCGGGGAAAAAGAACGTTGGTTTGAATGTAAAAACTTCGAACAAAAAATCATTGTACCTTTTACATATGAAACGAAAGCGAGTGGAATTGGCAAAGAGGAAATGTGCCCAAATATTTGGTATCAAAGACTTGTTACTATACCTAATAATTTTAAAAACAAGAAAATTGTTTTGCATTTTCAGGCTGCAGATTACATTACGAAACTTTGGGTAAATGGAAAATTTATTGGGAAGCATCAAGGTGGGCAAGTTGCTTTTTCGTTCGATCTTACGGACTGTCTTGATGATAACGAACTAAACATAGTAGTCAAAATAGAAGACAATTTTAGTTGTTACCAACCCAGGGGGAAACAAAGATGGCTCGATGAAAACTTTGGTTGTTGGTACGTTCAGACCACTGGAATATGGCAGACTGTTTGGTTGGAATTTTTAAATGAGACAAATTTGGATACAGTTAAAATAACACCAGATATTGATACAGAGTCGGTCGAGTTTGCATTTAAATTTACGAATGATATGGATCCAAATACCAATCTTTTATTAAAAACGTCGATAACTTTTAATGGAAAGCCAGTTAAGGAATTCGATCTAGCGATTGACAGGCAGAATCATACGATAAAAGTGAATGTCGCTAGTGAGCATTTTCATTGGAAGATAATGCAATGGAGTCCGGAAGACCCACATTTATATGATGTAGATTTTACATTATATAGAGAAGGTGGAATAGTAGATCAGGTTCAATCATATTTTGGCATGAGGAAGATCTCGATTGAAAATGGTAATGTCTTATTGAATAATGTTCCACTGTATCAGCGATTGCTTTTAGATCAAGGATATTGGCAGGATAGCCACTTAACTCCACCATCAGAGGAAGCGATTATAGAAGATATTGATAAAACGCTTGAAATGGGCTTTAACGGTGTTCGGAAACATATGAAGGTGGAAGACCAACGTTTTCTTTATTGGGCAGACAAGAAGGGACTGCTAGTTTGGTCAGAAATGGCTGCTACATACGATTTTTCAGATGAAGCGGTGGAAAACTTTACTAAAGAGTGGCTGGATGTGGTGCAGCAGCATTATAATCACCCGTCCATTATAACTTGGACACCATTCAATGAGTCGTGGGGGATTAAGAATATATATACAGACGTAAAACAGCAGCAATTTACCGAGGCAATTTATCATCTTACTAAATCACTGGACAGCATGAGACCAGTTATTGTCAATGATGGATGGGAGCATACAGTTTCAGATATTATCACTTTGCATGACTATGTAGAATATGGCGATGAATTCTTGCAACGTTATAAGGATAAAGAAACAATCGTCACTAATAAGGTTGCTTTTAATAAACATAAACATGCGATGGCACAAGGGTATAAATATAATGGACAGCCAATTATTATAAGTGAGTATGGCGGTATTGCATTTAATACTGAAAAAGGCTGGGGTTACGGCAATCAGGTGAAAAATGAAGAAGAATTTTTAAAACGCTATGAATCTATCACTCAAGCAATAAAGGAAACGGACTATATTTGTGGTTTCTGTTATACGCAAACAACGGATGTTCAGCAAGAAGTGAATGGACTGCTGACTGAGGATAGAAAACCGAAAGTGGATGTTGACAAGATTAGGAGAATTAATCTCGGTAATTGA